The genomic interval GCCCTGTGCTAGAGGAAGGACTCCAGTCCTTGACCTGCGTCTCATCATGAACAGCTTTGTTGGTATTCTGCTGATTGCGGCCCTGATCGGGATCAGCATCGTCATCTCCCTATCGGAAATTGCTTTTGCCGCCGCGCGCGAAGTGCGCATCCGTGCGCTGGCCGAGGCGGGCAATACCAAGGCACAGCGCTTTGTGGCGCTGCGGGCGGATGCGGCCAATGTGATCACGGCTCTACAGATCGCGACCAATGCGGTCTCGATCCTCGCCGGCACGCTGGGGCAGGATACGCTGGGTCCGGTCTTTGCCGCTGGCTTGCAAACGCTGGGCGTGCCGGTCGATCTGGGCCTGCCCATTGGGTCGGTGCTTGCCTTCGTGCTGGTCACGGCCATGTTCGTGCTGTTCGCCGATCTCACCCCCAAGCGCATCGCCATGATGGTGCCTGAGGACGTCGCGCTGGGCGTCGTGTGGTTTCCCGAAATCGCGGTAAAACTGCTCAAGCCGCTGGTCTGGTTCTTCGGGCGGCTGTCCGACGTGTTGATCGGCTGGCTCAAGCTCGAACCCAAAGTGCCCGCCGATGCGGTGACGGCCGAAGATTTCCGCATGATCCTCGCCGGTGGCGCCGCTTCCGGCGTGCTGATGAAGAATGAGCATCGCCTGATCGAGAATGTGCTGGCGCTCGAATTGCGCAGCGTCACCTCGGTGATGACCATTCGTGAGGATATCGTTTATCTCGATATTTCCGATCCCGACGATGTGCAGCAGGACAAGGTGCGCAAGCGCCCGTTCTCGCATTACCCGATCTGCGATGGCGGCATCGACGCCGTGATCGGCTGCGTGCGCGCCGAAGACGTGCTGGCGACCGCCATCGACCGCAATGAAGTGGTCGATTTCGCCAAGGCACGGCGCGACGTGCTGTCGGTGCCGGACACGCTCAATGTGTGGGAAGTGCTGGCCGAGTTCCAGGCGCAGAGCACCGGCTTTGCTCTGGTGGTCAGCGAGTATGCGCTGGTCGTGGGCGTCGTCACCTTCAAGGATTTGATGGGCGCGCTGATGCAGGGGCTGGCCAATCCGTTCGAGGAGCAGGCGATCCTCAAGCGCGACGAGCAAAGCTGGCTGGTTGACGGGATGGCGCCGTTTGTCGATGTGACGCGCGCGCTGGGCATCAAGCATCTTGAAGCCGAGGCGGCCTACGAAACGATTGGCGGCTTTATCGTCCACCGGCTGCGCCGCGCCGCCCGCAAGGGCGACAAGGTCGAGGCAGCCGGCTACGTGTTCGAAGTGGTCGATGCCGACAAGATGCGGCTCAATCAGTTGCTCGTTAGCAAGGCCGGCAAGCCGGTCAAGGCTAGCCTTTAGGCTTGACGGTTTCGACGCGGGTCAGCGTCAGCGTGCCGCCGTCATACCAGATCAGGGAAATGTCGTTTTCGTCGATCGGGCGGATAGTAGCACCGTCGCCGGGGCCCCAGCCGCCATCGCCGCAGGTGACGATGTAATTGCCATCTGTCAGGGCAAAATTGGCCGCCTGGTCACAATTATCGATGGTCGGATCGATGGGCCGTTCGTCTGTGCCCTTGGTCCATTCGATCTTGTCGGCGGCAATCGATAGCACCGCGCCCATAAAACTCGGATCGTCGGTAACCAGTGCTGCGACCGGGGTATCATCCACGGTGACGCCGGTCACTTCCCAATTGCCGATCAGGGTTTCGGGCGGTGGCTCGATGGCCATGGCCGGGGTGGCCATGAGCAGGGCGACGGCGAGGAACGAGGTCTTGCGCATGCGACAATCTCCTTTGGCATTGTGCTCAGTAGGGAGGCTGAATGTGTCGCTGGTGCGTCATCAGCCGTCGAGCTTTTCTTTCCACAAAAGCCGACGATAGAGCGTCGAGCGGTCAATGCCCAGTGCCCGTGCAGCAGCCGAGAGATTCCCCTTATGTAGATCGACGGCCCGCCGCATGGCGCTCTCTGTCAAGGTGCCCAGGTCGGCATCAATGGCAAAGGGCGCGGGTGCAGCGTCCACGATTGTCGATGGCAAGGCGGTTAGGGCGATGATTTCGCCGGGATCATGCAGCGCCGCCAGCGCCCGCAAAGTGCCGGCCAGCTCACGGAAATTGCCCGGCCAGTGGTGAGCAGACAGGCGATCCAGCACCACATGCGGCAGCGGGCCGTGCGCCGTGGCCAACTGCGCCCACAGCGTTTCAACGATCTGCTGTCGCTCGGGCAGTTCGGCCAGCGACGGCAGGGTGACGGTATATTGCGCGATGCGGAAATAGAGATCGGCGCGGAACGTCCCGGCATCGACCATGGCCTTGAGATCACGATTGGTCGCGCAGATCGGAACGAAATCGGCCTTGTGCGGCGTACCACCACCGAGCGGCGCGACTTCCTTGTCCTGCAGCACCCGCAGCAGACGCGACTGCAGCAAAAGCGGCATGTCGCCGATTTCGTCGAGAAAGAGGATGCCGCCCTCGGCCTGCTGCACCAGCCCCTTGGCGCCGGACTTGCGCGCGCCGGTAAAAGCGCCAGCCTCGTAGCCAAACAGTTCGGCTTCGATCAGGCTTTCGGGCAGGGCGGCGCAGTTGATGGCGATGAAAGGCTTGCCCGCGCGGACTGTCAGTCCGGCCAGATGACGCGCGAAGACTTCCTTGCCCGCCCCGGTTTCGCCCGCGATCAGCAGCGGGATTTCAGCATTGACCAGCCGGACGGCCTTGGCCAGATCGGCGCGCGTTTCGGCACTCAGGAATGGGCCGGATTTGACCGGTTTTGGGCTGCGCGGAATGGTGCCGGTCACGCGCAGCGGCGCCGGAGCGGGCTGCGATACGGCGGCGAAATAGCGTTCGCCATTGCGGGCGCGCAGCTCGCCGCGCTCGATCATCAGCCCCGCGCCTTCAAAGATTTCCTCGCGGGTCGATTTGCGCAGCGCCTTGCGGTCGAGGCCGACCAAAGTGAGCGCGCGGCGATTGCCCGCGATCAGGCGCTCGCCGTCAAACACCAATATGCCCTCGCGCGCGGTGCCCAACAGGTCGGCGCTGCGATGGAAGCGCACCACGGTCATTTCGTTGAAATCGCGGGCAAAGAAGCGATGCTCGATCTGTTCCACCGCCAGCCGCACGAGCCCCATAGCATGGGTATGTTGCAGCGAGGCGTGGCCAGACATGTCGAGCACGCCGGCCAGTTTGCCATAGGGGTCAAAGATCGGGCTGGCGGCGCAGTGCAGAATGCCGTGCGGCTCAAAGAAATGCTCGCCGCCATGCACTTCGATGGCGCGGCGTTCGGCCATGGCGGTGCCGATGGCATTGGTGCCCGTCGACATTTCCGACCAGGCAACGCCAGGCCGGAGCGCGACGCGTGCCGCCTGTCCGGCAAATTCGGGGCTGCCGGCCGTGTCGAGCACCAGTCCCTTGGCGTCGGTCAGGATCACCACGCTATCGGTCAGCTTGGCCTCGGTGCGCAGGCTCACCAGTTCGGGGCGGGAGAGCAGGCGGAGGGTTTCGTTGTGCTGCTGGAGTTCGCGCAATTCGGTGGATGTCATCGCCTCGGCGCGAATGGCGTCGCCGGCGTCGAGTCCCTGATCAGCGCAGCGTTGCCAGGAGCGCAGGATCGGGGCGGACACGACGCCCTCGGGCAGATCGCGACCGGAGAAGAATTTTTCGCGCGCGGCCGCAAGGGTCGCCTCAGCGGTAATGCTCATGCTCCATCCCCTCCCAGTTGTGGCAGTTTGCAACACATGTTGCACCGGCCATCGCGTCTGGTTGTTGCAAAGTGTTGCATCTGATTTCGTCAAAGGTCCAGAGAAATGGCGATCACGAATACTTCGGGTTTTGGTTCAACGGCTTAGCCAATGCTGGCACGGCAGTTGCAATAGATAGGGCATCGAAAACAGGGAGGATGCCATGAACAAACCAGAATTCGTCGGCCAGCGGACTAAGTCTCCGTATAAGGCCAAGTATGGCAATTACATCGGTGGGCAGTGGGTCGACGCCGTGGATGGCGAGACCTTTGAGAACACCTCGCCCGTCACAGGCCAGGTAATCTGTGAAGTCGCCCGTTCAAAAGCCGCCGACATCGAAAAAGCGCTCGATGCAGCGCACAAGGCGGCCCCGGCCTGGGGCAAGACCTCGGTGGCGCAGCGCGCCGTGATGCTGAACAAGATTGCCGACCGGATGGAGGAGCATCTGGACGAAATCGCGCTGGCCGAAACCTGGGACAATGGCAAGCCGATCCGCGAAACGACGGCCGCCGATATTCCCCTCGCCATCGATCACTTCCGCTATTTTGCCGGCGCGATCCGCGCGCAGGAAGGCGGCATTTCCGAGATCGACAACGACACCGTCGCCTATCACTTCCATGAACCGCTCGGCGTGGTCGGGCAGATCATTCCGTGGAACTTCCCGATCCTGATGGCGGTCTGGAAGCTGGCACCAGCATTATCAGCCGGTAACGCCGTGGTGCTCAAGCCTGCCGAGCAGACCCCGGCTTCGATCCTTTATCTGATAGAGCTGATCGAAGACATTCTGCCTCCCGGCGTGCTCAACATCGTCAATGGCTTTGGTCTTGAAGCGGGCAAGCCGCTCGCCTCGTCCAACCGCATCGCCAAGATCGCCTTTACCGGCGAGACGACGACGGGTCGCCTGATCATGCAATATGCCAGCCAGAACCTTATTCCGGTGACGCTGGAGCTGGGCGGCAAATCGCCGAACATCTTCTTTGCCGACGTGCTGGCCGAGGACGATGATTTCTTCGACAAGGCGCTCGAAGGCTTTGCCATGTTCGCCCTCAACCAGGGCGAAGTCTGTACCTGCCCAAGCCGCGCACTGATCCAGGAAAGCGTCTATGACCGCTTCATGGAGCGCGCCATCAAACGCGTGGAAGCCATCAAGGCAGGGTCGCCGTTTGAGATGTCGACGATGATCGGCGCGCAGGCCTCCTCTGAGCAGCTCGAAAAGATCCTAAGCTATCTCGATATCGGCAAGCAGGAAGGCGCTAAGGTTCTCACCGGCGGCGAGCGCAACAATCTCGAGGGCGAGCTGGCAGGCGGCTATTACGTCAAGCCAACGGTGTTCGAGGGCAATAACAAGATGCGGATTTTCCAGGAGGAAATCTTCGGCCCAGTGGTGTCGGTGGCGACCTTCAAGGACGATGCCGAAGCGCTCGAAATCGCCAATGACACGCTCTATGGCCTCGGCGCCGGCGTGTGGACCCGCGATGCCAACCGCGCCTACCGCTTCGGTCGCGGTATTCAGGCCGGTCGCGTCTGGACCAATTGCTACCACGCCTATCCGGCCCACGCCGCGTTCGGTGGCTACAAGCAGTCCGGCATCGGCCGCGAAAACCACCGCATGATGCTCGATCACTACCAGCAGACCAAGAACATGCTGGTCAGCTACTCCCCCAAGAAGCTGGGCTTCTTCTAAGACGACGACGCCTCCCGTGCACCACGCTGCCCTCGGACTTGTTCCGAGGGCCACTCTCAAACTTCGAATACCAGGAACACACAGTTCATTCCGGTGGGGCCGCTTGCCAAATACCCCCGATCTTCCGCGCGGCGGGTGGCCTCACCGGAATGGCCTTCGTTATCTCGGGAAAGCAGGCATCGAATGACCGACTATGTCGAACGCGTCGTCGCCACCCCGGCCGCACTGGACCTGCTCGCCAGCATCGAAAAGCGGCATGGCAAGGTGATGTTTCATCAGTCCGGTGGGTGCTGCGATGGGTCGTCGCCGATGTGCTATCCGGATGGCGATTTCATCATTGGCGACCGTGATGTGAAAATGGGCGAGATTGGCGGCGCGCCGTTCTATATGTCGCCAAGCCAGTTCGAATATTGGCAACACACCCAGTTGATCATCGACGCCATTCCCGGCCGCGGCGGCATGTTCAGCCTCGATAATGGCACCGAGCGGCGGTTCCTGACCCGCTCGCGTCTGTTCACCGATGAGGAGCATGAGCGCCGTGCGCCGATAGAGGCCTGAGCGGGCTCAACAAAATCTGACATTTTATTATGTCCGGCGGCTTGTCCAATGGCGCGAGCGTGCGAAGATGGCATTCGCGCGTCCAGTGTTTTGGTGGGCGACACTGTCCACTGAGGTAACTGATGCAGACCGACAATACGCCGCTGTTTCTCGCCGCGCTGCTCGAAGAAAAAGTCTCGGCGCGGTTACGTGAGGCTGGCGCCAGCGAAGCATCGCTACAGGCGGCGACCCGGGCCATGCTGCATGCGTCGCTGGTGGGCGTCGATAGCCACGGCGTGCGGCTGACTGAGCACTATTGCAACATGCTGGGCGGTGGTCGGCTCAACAAGAATCCCGAGCTCAAGGTCGATATCCGCGCCGCCGGCAGCGCCATGGTCAATGGCGATGACGGGCTGGGCCACTACGCAGCCTATAAGGCCGTCGAGGTCGGTATCGAGCTGGCCAAAACTTCCGGTGTCGGTGCAGTCGGCGTCACCCACTCATCCCATCTGGGCGCGGCGGGTGCCTATGCGCTGGCCGGAGCCGAGCAGGGGTTCATCACCTTTGCCACCACAAATACCGATTCCATGG from Devosia sp. 2618 carries:
- a CDS encoding sigma-54-dependent Fis family transcriptional regulator; protein product: MSITAEATLAAAREKFFSGRDLPEGVVSAPILRSWQRCADQGLDAGDAIRAEAMTSTELRELQQHNETLRLLSRPELVSLRTEAKLTDSVVILTDAKGLVLDTAGSPEFAGQAARVALRPGVAWSEMSTGTNAIGTAMAERRAIEVHGGEHFFEPHGILHCAASPIFDPYGKLAGVLDMSGHASLQHTHAMGLVRLAVEQIEHRFFARDFNEMTVVRFHRSADLLGTAREGILVFDGERLIAGNRRALTLVGLDRKALRKSTREEIFEGAGLMIERGELRARNGERYFAAVSQPAPAPLRVTGTIPRSPKPVKSGPFLSAETRADLAKAVRLVNAEIPLLIAGETGAGKEVFARHLAGLTVRAGKPFIAINCAALPESLIEAELFGYEAGAFTGARKSGAKGLVQQAEGGILFLDEIGDMPLLLQSRLLRVLQDKEVAPLGGGTPHKADFVPICATNRDLKAMVDAGTFRADLYFRIAQYTVTLPSLAELPERQQIVETLWAQLATAHGPLPHVVLDRLSAHHWPGNFRELAGTLRALAALHDPGEIIALTALPSTIVDAAPAPFAIDADLGTLTESAMRRAVDLHKGNLSAAARALGIDRSTLYRRLLWKEKLDG
- a CDS encoding hemolysin family protein codes for the protein MNSFVGILLIAALIGISIVISLSEIAFAAAREVRIRALAEAGNTKAQRFVALRADAANVITALQIATNAVSILAGTLGQDTLGPVFAAGLQTLGVPVDLGLPIGSVLAFVLVTAMFVLFADLTPKRIAMMVPEDVALGVVWFPEIAVKLLKPLVWFFGRLSDVLIGWLKLEPKVPADAVTAEDFRMILAGGAASGVLMKNEHRLIENVLALELRSVTSVMTIREDIVYLDISDPDDVQQDKVRKRPFSHYPICDGGIDAVIGCVRAEDVLATAIDRNEVVDFAKARRDVLSVPDTLNVWEVLAEFQAQSTGFALVVSEYALVVGVVTFKDLMGALMQGLANPFEEQAILKRDEQSWLVDGMAPFVDVTRALGIKHLEAEAAYETIGGFIVHRLRRAARKGDKVEAAGYVFEVVDADKMRLNQLLVSKAGKPVKASL
- a CDS encoding DUF779 domain-containing protein — protein: MTDYVERVVATPAALDLLASIEKRHGKVMFHQSGGCCDGSSPMCYPDGDFIIGDRDVKMGEIGGAPFYMSPSQFEYWQHTQLIIDAIPGRGGMFSLDNGTERRFLTRSRLFTDEEHERRAPIEA
- the adh gene encoding aldehyde dehydrogenase, which produces MNKPEFVGQRTKSPYKAKYGNYIGGQWVDAVDGETFENTSPVTGQVICEVARSKAADIEKALDAAHKAAPAWGKTSVAQRAVMLNKIADRMEEHLDEIALAETWDNGKPIRETTAADIPLAIDHFRYFAGAIRAQEGGISEIDNDTVAYHFHEPLGVVGQIIPWNFPILMAVWKLAPALSAGNAVVLKPAEQTPASILYLIELIEDILPPGVLNIVNGFGLEAGKPLASSNRIAKIAFTGETTTGRLIMQYASQNLIPVTLELGGKSPNIFFADVLAEDDDFFDKALEGFAMFALNQGEVCTCPSRALIQESVYDRFMERAIKRVEAIKAGSPFEMSTMIGAQASSEQLEKILSYLDIGKQEGAKVLTGGERNNLEGELAGGYYVKPTVFEGNNKMRIFQEEIFGPVVSVATFKDDAEALEIANDTLYGLGAGVWTRDANRAYRFGRGIQAGRVWTNCYHAYPAHAAFGGYKQSGIGRENHRMMLDHYQQTKNMLVSYSPKKLGFF